From a single Paramisgurnus dabryanus chromosome 17, PD_genome_1.1, whole genome shotgun sequence genomic region:
- the LOC135761028 gene encoding kelch domain-containing protein 1 isoform X1: MCDEEEQVARERSGHTAVVDGQYLYVWGGYVSVAHDEVFLRSDELWLYDLETGLWIKHHMCGTIPPSMSGTCGCIVNGYLYIFGGCCDNGQTNEHYSVSLQDGKYMWRKLTRYQSGSLPSPRDKLSCWVHKGRMIYFGGYGHKHLNEITDPKSFVVDEASWAEEVFWGWNNEIHQFDPENCSWTEPQTFGHRPAPRAAHAGATIGSKGYICGGRIKETRTSDMFSMDLNSWTWSEIVPTTAVPLGRSWHSLTAVSDTSLFLFGGLSVDCRPMSDSWIYNLETQGWNQMENPNQDKPRLWHTACEGRDSDVIVFGGSHDYILLVDTIISFLSKGHSKDVLVFQTQPYSLLRLCKDFIASHARVFQNQIRHLPPKLRFAVQKRTTFFRPTTRKL; the protein is encoded by the exons ATGTGTGATGAGGAGGAGCAGGTGGCTCGTGAGAGAAGCGGACACACGGCAGTGGTGGACGGGCAGTATTTATATGTCTGGGGCGGATATGTg TCAGTAGCACATGATGAAGTTTTTTTACGAAGTGACGAGCTTTGGCTGTATGACTTGGAAACTGGTTTATG GATAAAACATCACATGTGTGGCACGATTCCCCCGTCTATGTCAGGGACGTGTGGCTGCATTGTAAATGGATACTTGTATATATTTGGAGGTTGCTGTGATAATGGACAGACAAATGAA cACTACTCTGTCAGTCTCCAAGATGGAAAGTATATGTGGAGGAAGTTGACACGATATCAGTCGGGGTCTCTGCCATCGCCGCGAGATAAACTGTCCTGCTGGGTACATAAAGGAAG AATGATCTACTTTGGGGGATACGGACACAAACATCTGAATGAAATCACTGATCCGAAGAGCTTTGTGGTTGATGAAGCATCATGG GCTGAGGAGGTTTTCTGGGGATGGAATAATGAAATTCATCAATTTGATCCAGAAAACTGCAGCTGGACTGAACCACAGACCTTT GGTCATCGTCCAGCTCCACGCGCGGCTCATGCTGGTGCCACGATTGGTAGTAAAGGTTACATATGTGGTGGAAGAATAAAG GAGACAAGAACCAGTGATATGTTTTCTATGGATTTGAATTcgtggacatggtcagaaat TGTACCGACCACAGCAGTGCCTTTAGGCCGATCATGGCACTCGTTGACAGCCGTGTCTGATACTTCACTCTTTCTATTTGGTGGGCTTAGCGTGGACTGCAGACCTATGA GTGACAGTTGGATATATAATCTGGAGACACAAGGATGGAATCAAATGGAAAATCCAAACCAAGATAAACCTCG GCTGTGGCACACGGCTTGTGAAGGCAGAGACTCAGATGTAATTGTGTTTGGTGGAAGTCATGATTATATTCTTTTAGTGGATACA ATTATATCATTTTTATCGAAGGGCCATTCCAAAGATGTGCTTGTCTTTCAAACTCAGCCATACTCACTGTTAAG ATTATGTAAGGACTTCATTGCAAGCCATGCCCGTGTTTTCCAGAACCAGATTCGCCATTTACCACCAAAACTGAGATTTGCTGTGCAGAAAAGGACAACTTTCTTTAGGCCAACAACTAGAAagctataa
- the LOC135761028 gene encoding kelch domain-containing protein 1 isoform X4, whose protein sequence is MCDEEEQVARERSGHTAVVDGQYLYVWGGYVSVAHDEVFLRSDELWLYDLETGLWIKHHMCGTIPPSMSGTCGCIVNGYLYIFGGCCDNGQTNEHYSVSLQDGKYMWRKLTRYQSGSLPSPRDKLSCWVHKGRMIYFGGYGHKHLNEITDPKSFVVDEASWAEEVFWGWNNEIHQFDPENCSWTEPQTFGHRPAPRAAHAGATIGSKGYICGGRIKETRTSDMFSMDLNSWTWSEIVPTTAVPLGRSWHSLTAVSDTSLFLFGGLSVDCRPMSDSWIYNLETQGWNQMENPNQDKPRLWHTACEGRDSDVIVFGGSHDYILLVDTGHSKDVLVFQTQPYSLLRTRFAIYHQN, encoded by the exons ATGTGTGATGAGGAGGAGCAGGTGGCTCGTGAGAGAAGCGGACACACGGCAGTGGTGGACGGGCAGTATTTATATGTCTGGGGCGGATATGTg TCAGTAGCACATGATGAAGTTTTTTTACGAAGTGACGAGCTTTGGCTGTATGACTTGGAAACTGGTTTATG GATAAAACATCACATGTGTGGCACGATTCCCCCGTCTATGTCAGGGACGTGTGGCTGCATTGTAAATGGATACTTGTATATATTTGGAGGTTGCTGTGATAATGGACAGACAAATGAA cACTACTCTGTCAGTCTCCAAGATGGAAAGTATATGTGGAGGAAGTTGACACGATATCAGTCGGGGTCTCTGCCATCGCCGCGAGATAAACTGTCCTGCTGGGTACATAAAGGAAG AATGATCTACTTTGGGGGATACGGACACAAACATCTGAATGAAATCACTGATCCGAAGAGCTTTGTGGTTGATGAAGCATCATGG GCTGAGGAGGTTTTCTGGGGATGGAATAATGAAATTCATCAATTTGATCCAGAAAACTGCAGCTGGACTGAACCACAGACCTTT GGTCATCGTCCAGCTCCACGCGCGGCTCATGCTGGTGCCACGATTGGTAGTAAAGGTTACATATGTGGTGGAAGAATAAAG GAGACAAGAACCAGTGATATGTTTTCTATGGATTTGAATTcgtggacatggtcagaaat TGTACCGACCACAGCAGTGCCTTTAGGCCGATCATGGCACTCGTTGACAGCCGTGTCTGATACTTCACTCTTTCTATTTGGTGGGCTTAGCGTGGACTGCAGACCTATGA GTGACAGTTGGATATATAATCTGGAGACACAAGGATGGAATCAAATGGAAAATCCAAACCAAGATAAACCTCG GCTGTGGCACACGGCTTGTGAAGGCAGAGACTCAGATGTAATTGTGTTTGGTGGAAGTCATGATTATATTCTTTTAGTGGATACA GGCCATTCCAAAGATGTGCTTGTCTTTCAAACTCAGCCATACTCACTGTTAAG AACCAGATTCGCCATTTACCACCAAAACTGA
- the LOC135761028 gene encoding kelch domain-containing protein 1 isoform X3 translates to MCDEEEQVARERSGHTAVVDGQYLYVWGGYVSVAHDEVFLRSDELWLYDLETGLWIKHHMCGTIPPSMSGTCGCIVNGYLYIFGGCCDNGQTNEHYSVSLQDGKYMWRKLTRYQSGSLPSPRDKLSCWVHKGRMIYFGGYGHKHLNEITDPKSFVVDEASWAEEVFWGWNNEIHQFDPENCSWTEPQTFGHRPAPRAAHAGATIGSKGYICGGRIKETRTSDMFSMDLNSWTWSEIVPTTAVPLGRSWHSLTAVSDTSLFLFGGLSVDCRPMSDSWIYNLETQGWNQMENPNQDKPRLWHTACEGRDSDVIVFGGSHDYILLVDTIISFLSKGHSKDVLVFQTQPYSLLRTRFAIYHQN, encoded by the exons ATGTGTGATGAGGAGGAGCAGGTGGCTCGTGAGAGAAGCGGACACACGGCAGTGGTGGACGGGCAGTATTTATATGTCTGGGGCGGATATGTg TCAGTAGCACATGATGAAGTTTTTTTACGAAGTGACGAGCTTTGGCTGTATGACTTGGAAACTGGTTTATG GATAAAACATCACATGTGTGGCACGATTCCCCCGTCTATGTCAGGGACGTGTGGCTGCATTGTAAATGGATACTTGTATATATTTGGAGGTTGCTGTGATAATGGACAGACAAATGAA cACTACTCTGTCAGTCTCCAAGATGGAAAGTATATGTGGAGGAAGTTGACACGATATCAGTCGGGGTCTCTGCCATCGCCGCGAGATAAACTGTCCTGCTGGGTACATAAAGGAAG AATGATCTACTTTGGGGGATACGGACACAAACATCTGAATGAAATCACTGATCCGAAGAGCTTTGTGGTTGATGAAGCATCATGG GCTGAGGAGGTTTTCTGGGGATGGAATAATGAAATTCATCAATTTGATCCAGAAAACTGCAGCTGGACTGAACCACAGACCTTT GGTCATCGTCCAGCTCCACGCGCGGCTCATGCTGGTGCCACGATTGGTAGTAAAGGTTACATATGTGGTGGAAGAATAAAG GAGACAAGAACCAGTGATATGTTTTCTATGGATTTGAATTcgtggacatggtcagaaat TGTACCGACCACAGCAGTGCCTTTAGGCCGATCATGGCACTCGTTGACAGCCGTGTCTGATACTTCACTCTTTCTATTTGGTGGGCTTAGCGTGGACTGCAGACCTATGA GTGACAGTTGGATATATAATCTGGAGACACAAGGATGGAATCAAATGGAAAATCCAAACCAAGATAAACCTCG GCTGTGGCACACGGCTTGTGAAGGCAGAGACTCAGATGTAATTGTGTTTGGTGGAAGTCATGATTATATTCTTTTAGTGGATACA ATTATATCATTTTTATCGAAGGGCCATTCCAAAGATGTGCTTGTCTTTCAAACTCAGCCATACTCACTGTTAAG AACCAGATTCGCCATTTACCACCAAAACTGA
- the LOC135761028 gene encoding kelch domain-containing protein 1 isoform X2 — MCDEEEQVARERSGHTAVVDGQYLYVWGGYVSVAHDEVFLRSDELWLYDLETGLWIKHHMCGTIPPSMSGTCGCIVNGYLYIFGGCCDNGQTNEHYSVSLQDGKYMWRKLTRYQSGSLPSPRDKLSCWVHKGRMIYFGGYGHKHLNEITDPKSFVVDEASWAEEVFWGWNNEIHQFDPENCSWTEPQTFGHRPAPRAAHAGATIGSKGYICGGRIKETRTSDMFSMDLNSWTWSEIVPTTAVPLGRSWHSLTAVSDTSLFLFGGLSVDCRPMSDSWIYNLETQGWNQMENPNQDKPRLWHTACEGRDSDVIVFGGSHDYILLVDTGHSKDVLVFQTQPYSLLRLCKDFIASHARVFQNQIRHLPPKLRFAVQKRTTFFRPTTRKL, encoded by the exons ATGTGTGATGAGGAGGAGCAGGTGGCTCGTGAGAGAAGCGGACACACGGCAGTGGTGGACGGGCAGTATTTATATGTCTGGGGCGGATATGTg TCAGTAGCACATGATGAAGTTTTTTTACGAAGTGACGAGCTTTGGCTGTATGACTTGGAAACTGGTTTATG GATAAAACATCACATGTGTGGCACGATTCCCCCGTCTATGTCAGGGACGTGTGGCTGCATTGTAAATGGATACTTGTATATATTTGGAGGTTGCTGTGATAATGGACAGACAAATGAA cACTACTCTGTCAGTCTCCAAGATGGAAAGTATATGTGGAGGAAGTTGACACGATATCAGTCGGGGTCTCTGCCATCGCCGCGAGATAAACTGTCCTGCTGGGTACATAAAGGAAG AATGATCTACTTTGGGGGATACGGACACAAACATCTGAATGAAATCACTGATCCGAAGAGCTTTGTGGTTGATGAAGCATCATGG GCTGAGGAGGTTTTCTGGGGATGGAATAATGAAATTCATCAATTTGATCCAGAAAACTGCAGCTGGACTGAACCACAGACCTTT GGTCATCGTCCAGCTCCACGCGCGGCTCATGCTGGTGCCACGATTGGTAGTAAAGGTTACATATGTGGTGGAAGAATAAAG GAGACAAGAACCAGTGATATGTTTTCTATGGATTTGAATTcgtggacatggtcagaaat TGTACCGACCACAGCAGTGCCTTTAGGCCGATCATGGCACTCGTTGACAGCCGTGTCTGATACTTCACTCTTTCTATTTGGTGGGCTTAGCGTGGACTGCAGACCTATGA GTGACAGTTGGATATATAATCTGGAGACACAAGGATGGAATCAAATGGAAAATCCAAACCAAGATAAACCTCG GCTGTGGCACACGGCTTGTGAAGGCAGAGACTCAGATGTAATTGTGTTTGGTGGAAGTCATGATTATATTCTTTTAGTGGATACA GGCCATTCCAAAGATGTGCTTGTCTTTCAAACTCAGCCATACTCACTGTTAAG ATTATGTAAGGACTTCATTGCAAGCCATGCCCGTGTTTTCCAGAACCAGATTCGCCATTTACCACCAAAACTGAGATTTGCTGTGCAGAAAAGGACAACTTTCTTTAGGCCAACAACTAGAAagctataa